In Aquila chrysaetos chrysaetos unplaced genomic scaffold, bAquChr1.4, whole genome shotgun sequence, the following proteins share a genomic window:
- the LOC115337905 gene encoding zinc finger protein CKR1-like isoform X1, whose protein sequence is MEPWVMLDPRQKALYRDVMQESYETLMSLAAQGLVSEKAAEEGAAEESCKELEEHSSRSPEREKTLGSNRRKTKRPDKAMPHGAAKMSKATAVPKLECAKPLHGAASKGPARDRPFSCTDCGKSFPWASHLERHRRVHTGERPFGCPECGETYSQSSHLLQHRRTHASDRPHKCGDCGKRFAGAAELAAHGRGHAAEKPHKCGDCGKGFVWASHLARHQRVHTGEKPYRCAECGEAFSQGSHLAKHRRSHTGERPHRCPACGKTFCQSSDLARHRRTHLGKKALRCGDCGKLFRAGPALARHQRCHRRERTHRCADCGKGFVWASHLERHRRVHTGERPFPCGSCGERFAQKAHLLQHRKTHSPDRPYKCGDCGKRFGEAPPFLAHQRGHAAQKSYTCSECGKGFAWASHLERHRRVHTGEKPYECPECGEAFSQSSHLTKHRRSHLPKAAFPLAPQPLPLSRTRLVGEKTHGATGLVKPPGACNGEEP, encoded by the exons ATGGAGCCGTGGGTGATGCTGGACCCACGGCAGAAAGCCCTGTACCGGGATGTGATGCAGGAGAGCTACGAAACTCTGATGTCTCTTG cagcacaggggctgGTGAGTGAAAAAGCAGCGGAGGAAGGAGCAGCGGAGGAGAGCTGCAAGGAGCTCGAAGAGCACTCATCCCGCAGCCCAGAGAGGGAGAAGACCCTCGGCTCAAACAGGCGGAAAACAAAGCGCCCGGATAAAGCCATGCCGCATGGCGCAGCCAAGATGTCCAAAGCCACAGCGGTCCCCAAACTGGAATGTGCCAAACCCTTACATGGGGCAGCCAGCAAGGGACCGGCAAGGGACCGGCCGTTCAGCTGCACCGACTGCGGCAAGAGCTTCCCATGGGCTTCGCACTTGGAGCGTCACCGACGGGTGCACACTGGTGAGCGGCCTTTTGGGTGCCCCGAGTGCGGCGAGACTTACAGCCAGAgctcccacctcctccagcaTCGCCGTACCCACGCCAGTGACCGACCACACAAGTGCGGCGACTGTGGCAAGCGCTTCGCCGGCGCCGCCGAGCTGGCGGCTCACGGCCGAGGCCACGCCGCCGAGAAACCTCACAAATGCGGTGACTGCGGCAAGGGCTTCGTCTGGGCATCCCACCTTGCCCGGCACCAACGGGTGCACACCGGCGAAAAGCCCTACCGCTGTGCCGAGTGTGGTGAAGCCTTCAGCCAAGGCTCACACCTCGCCAAGCACCGCCGTAGCCACACCGGCGAGCGGCCCCACCGCTGCCCAGCTTGTGGCAAGACCTTCTGCCAGAGCTCCGACCTGGCCCGCCACCGCCGCACCCACCTGGGCAAGAAAGCCCTCCGCTGCGGTGACTGTGGCAAGCTCTTCCGAGCCGGGCCAGCGCTGGCACGGCATCAGCGGTGTCACCGGCGGGAGCGCACCCACCGTTGTGCCGATTGCGGGAAGGGTTTTGTCTGGGCATCCCACCTGGAGCGGCACCGGCGGGTGCATACGGGTGAACGCCCCTTTCCCTGTGGCAGCTGTGGCGAACGCTTCGCCCAAAAAGctcacctgctccagcaccgcAAAACCCACTCCCCCGACCGGCCCTACAAATGCGGTGACTGTGGCAAGCGTTTCGGTGAGGCTCCTCCCTTCCTTGCCCACCAGCGGGGCCACGCCGCCCAGAAGAGCTACACTTGCAGCGAGTGCGGCAAAGGCTTCGCCTGGGCGTCCCACCTCGAGCGGCACCGCCGCGTCCACACCGGTGAGAAGCCCTACGAGTGCCCTGAGTGTGGCGAAGCCTTCAGCCAGAGCTCCCACCTCACCAAACACCGCCGTAGCCACCTCCCCAAGGCTGCTTTCCCCCTTGCCCCCCAACCGCTGCCCCTCTCCAGGACACGGCTGGTGGGGGAGAAGACCCACGGTGCCACAGGGCTGGTGAAGCCACCCGGAGCCTGCAATGGTGAGGAGCCCTGA
- the LOC115337905 gene encoding zinc finger protein CKR1-like isoform X2, whose protein sequence is MEPWVMLDPRQKALYRDVMQESYETLMSLAQGLVSEKAAEEGAAEESCKELEEHSSRSPEREKTLGSNRRKTKRPDKAMPHGAAKMSKATAVPKLECAKPLHGAASKGPARDRPFSCTDCGKSFPWASHLERHRRVHTGERPFGCPECGETYSQSSHLLQHRRTHASDRPHKCGDCGKRFAGAAELAAHGRGHAAEKPHKCGDCGKGFVWASHLARHQRVHTGEKPYRCAECGEAFSQGSHLAKHRRSHTGERPHRCPACGKTFCQSSDLARHRRTHLGKKALRCGDCGKLFRAGPALARHQRCHRRERTHRCADCGKGFVWASHLERHRRVHTGERPFPCGSCGERFAQKAHLLQHRKTHSPDRPYKCGDCGKRFGEAPPFLAHQRGHAAQKSYTCSECGKGFAWASHLERHRRVHTGEKPYECPECGEAFSQSSHLTKHRRSHLPKAAFPLAPQPLPLSRTRLVGEKTHGATGLVKPPGACNGEEP, encoded by the exons ATGGAGCCGTGGGTGATGCTGGACCCACGGCAGAAAGCCCTGTACCGGGATGTGATGCAGGAGAGCTACGAAACTCTGATGTCTCTTG cacaggggctgGTGAGTGAAAAAGCAGCGGAGGAAGGAGCAGCGGAGGAGAGCTGCAAGGAGCTCGAAGAGCACTCATCCCGCAGCCCAGAGAGGGAGAAGACCCTCGGCTCAAACAGGCGGAAAACAAAGCGCCCGGATAAAGCCATGCCGCATGGCGCAGCCAAGATGTCCAAAGCCACAGCGGTCCCCAAACTGGAATGTGCCAAACCCTTACATGGGGCAGCCAGCAAGGGACCGGCAAGGGACCGGCCGTTCAGCTGCACCGACTGCGGCAAGAGCTTCCCATGGGCTTCGCACTTGGAGCGTCACCGACGGGTGCACACTGGTGAGCGGCCTTTTGGGTGCCCCGAGTGCGGCGAGACTTACAGCCAGAgctcccacctcctccagcaTCGCCGTACCCACGCCAGTGACCGACCACACAAGTGCGGCGACTGTGGCAAGCGCTTCGCCGGCGCCGCCGAGCTGGCGGCTCACGGCCGAGGCCACGCCGCCGAGAAACCTCACAAATGCGGTGACTGCGGCAAGGGCTTCGTCTGGGCATCCCACCTTGCCCGGCACCAACGGGTGCACACCGGCGAAAAGCCCTACCGCTGTGCCGAGTGTGGTGAAGCCTTCAGCCAAGGCTCACACCTCGCCAAGCACCGCCGTAGCCACACCGGCGAGCGGCCCCACCGCTGCCCAGCTTGTGGCAAGACCTTCTGCCAGAGCTCCGACCTGGCCCGCCACCGCCGCACCCACCTGGGCAAGAAAGCCCTCCGCTGCGGTGACTGTGGCAAGCTCTTCCGAGCCGGGCCAGCGCTGGCACGGCATCAGCGGTGTCACCGGCGGGAGCGCACCCACCGTTGTGCCGATTGCGGGAAGGGTTTTGTCTGGGCATCCCACCTGGAGCGGCACCGGCGGGTGCATACGGGTGAACGCCCCTTTCCCTGTGGCAGCTGTGGCGAACGCTTCGCCCAAAAAGctcacctgctccagcaccgcAAAACCCACTCCCCCGACCGGCCCTACAAATGCGGTGACTGTGGCAAGCGTTTCGGTGAGGCTCCTCCCTTCCTTGCCCACCAGCGGGGCCACGCCGCCCAGAAGAGCTACACTTGCAGCGAGTGCGGCAAAGGCTTCGCCTGGGCGTCCCACCTCGAGCGGCACCGCCGCGTCCACACCGGTGAGAAGCCCTACGAGTGCCCTGAGTGTGGCGAAGCCTTCAGCCAGAGCTCCCACCTCACCAAACACCGCCGTAGCCACCTCCCCAAGGCTGCTTTCCCCCTTGCCCCCCAACCGCTGCCCCTCTCCAGGACACGGCTGGTGGGGGAGAAGACCCACGGTGCCACAGGGCTGGTGAAGCCACCCGGAGCCTGCAATGGTGAGGAGCCCTGA